The Streptomyces albofaciens JCM 4342 genome has a segment encoding these proteins:
- a CDS encoding agmatine deiminase family protein — MRMPAEWEPHARMYLAWPPSDSLWGDRAPDVQRDIARLARTLSEYEPVTLLAGPEEEIRARRACGAAVEVVPVPVDDLWIRDTGPVVVSRPGAPPDAARRGVDFHFNGWGGKQRHPNDGRVARRLLEHEGITRIDAGMTAEGGSFETDGEGTLLVTESSLVNDNRNPGMTRAGIEAELKRLLGARRVIWVAGVRGEDITDCHIDSVARFVAPGAVLLSRPWQGDGPDVWTRVYEEARGVLERARDARGRRLEIVEVPEPDPYAIGERGPEFLASYLNYCVANGVVVLPRFGDRRADDRAAGVLRELHPGREIRQVSIDAVGEGGGGIHCATWQLPWAA; from the coding sequence ATGCGCATGCCTGCCGAGTGGGAGCCGCACGCCCGGATGTACCTCGCCTGGCCGCCGTCCGACTCCCTGTGGGGCGACCGGGCTCCCGACGTGCAGCGCGACATCGCCCGGCTGGCGCGCACGCTCTCCGAGTACGAGCCGGTCACGCTGCTGGCGGGACCCGAGGAGGAGATACGGGCCCGACGGGCGTGCGGCGCGGCGGTGGAGGTCGTACCCGTCCCGGTCGACGACCTGTGGATACGGGACACCGGCCCGGTCGTCGTCAGCCGGCCGGGCGCGCCCCCGGACGCCGCCCGTAGGGGCGTCGATTTCCACTTCAACGGCTGGGGCGGCAAGCAGCGCCACCCGAATGACGGCCGGGTGGCCCGCCGGCTGCTGGAGCACGAGGGCATCACCCGTATCGACGCCGGGATGACCGCCGAGGGCGGCTCCTTCGAGACGGACGGTGAGGGGACCCTGCTCGTCACCGAGAGTTCCCTGGTCAACGACAACCGCAACCCCGGCATGACACGGGCCGGGATCGAGGCGGAACTGAAACGCCTGCTGGGCGCGCGGCGGGTGATCTGGGTGGCGGGCGTACGGGGCGAGGACATCACCGACTGCCACATCGACAGCGTCGCCCGGTTCGTGGCACCCGGTGCCGTCCTCCTGAGCCGTCCGTGGCAGGGGGACGGGCCGGACGTGTGGACGCGCGTGTACGAGGAGGCCCGCGGCGTCCTGGAGCGGGCCCGCGACGCCAGGGGGAGGCGGCTGGAGATCGTCGAGGTGCCGGAGCCCGACCCGTACGCGATCGGGGAGCGCGGGCCGGAGTTTCTCGCCTCGTACCTGAACTACTGCGTGGCGAACGGTGTGGTGGTCCTGCCGCGCTTCGGCGACCGGCGGGCCGACGACCGGGCCGCCGGCGTCCTGCGCGAGCTGCACCCCGGTCGGGAGATCCGGCAGGTCTCGATCGACGCGGTCGGGGAGGGCGGGGGCGGCATCCACTGCGCGACGTGGCAGCTGCCGTGGGCGGCGTAG
- the nth gene encoding endonuclease III, translating into MEIGPDVSGWPYAGRVSNTPVRAQDQGAERVSAGRDSAVGEQAPAEAAKAVETGETAKKATIRKKSATTAVTGTSAAKRATAKKTATKSAAKKTAAEKATAEKATAKKATAKKATAEETAAKKPAAKKTAAKKAAAKKAPAKNAAVEKATAAKTATEKAPTKKPATKNPTATKKAAPSPSLKTSPKPSAKPESRTAMVRRARRMNRELAEVYPYAHPELDFRNSFELLVATVLSAQTTDLRVNQTTPALFAAYPTPEDMAAAEPERLEELIRPTGFFRAKAKSLLGLSTALRDRFDGEVPGRLEDLVTLPGVGRKTANVVLGNAFGVPGITVDTHFGRLVRRFRWTEQQDPEKVEAEIAEIFPKSEWTMLSHRVVFHGRRVCHSRKPACGACPIAHDCPSYGEGELDPEKAKKLLKYEMGGQPGQRLRPPADYPGQPAPPLAGR; encoded by the coding sequence ATGGAGATCGGACCGGATGTCAGTGGGTGGCCTTACGCTGGCCGAGTGTCCAATACGCCGGTGAGAGCACAGGACCAGGGGGCTGAGCGAGTGAGCGCGGGCCGCGATTCCGCTGTGGGCGAACAGGCGCCCGCCGAGGCCGCGAAGGCGGTGGAAACCGGAGAAACGGCGAAAAAGGCGACGATTCGGAAAAAGTCTGCCACAACGGCCGTGACCGGGACCTCTGCCGCGAAGCGGGCCACGGCGAAGAAGACGGCGACAAAGTCGGCGGCGAAGAAGACGGCTGCCGAGAAGGCGACTGCCGAGAAGGCCACCGCCAAGAAGGCGACCGCCAAGAAGGCGACTGCCGAGGAGACGGCAGCGAAGAAGCCCGCGGCCAAGAAGACCGCCGCCAAGAAGGCAGCCGCCAAGAAGGCGCCCGCCAAGAACGCAGCCGTGGAGAAGGCCACTGCCGCAAAGACGGCCACCGAGAAGGCGCCCACCAAGAAGCCCGCCACCAAGAACCCCACCGCCACCAAAAAGGCCGCCCCCAGCCCCTCCCTCAAGACCTCCCCCAAGCCCTCCGCCAAGCCCGAGTCCCGTACCGCCATGGTGCGCCGCGCCCGTCGGATGAACCGCGAGCTGGCCGAGGTCTACCCGTACGCCCACCCCGAGCTGGACTTCCGCAACTCCTTCGAGCTGCTGGTCGCCACGGTCCTGTCCGCGCAGACCACCGACCTGCGGGTCAACCAGACCACCCCCGCCCTGTTCGCCGCCTACCCCACCCCGGAGGACATGGCCGCCGCCGAGCCCGAGCGGCTGGAGGAGCTGATCCGGCCGACCGGCTTCTTCCGGGCCAAGGCCAAGTCGCTGCTGGGCCTCTCCACGGCGCTACGGGACCGTTTCGACGGCGAGGTCCCCGGCCGCCTGGAGGATCTGGTGACGCTGCCGGGCGTCGGCCGCAAGACCGCCAATGTCGTGTTGGGCAATGCCTTCGGTGTCCCGGGGATCACCGTCGACACCCACTTCGGCCGGCTGGTCCGCCGCTTCCGCTGGACCGAGCAACAGGACCCGGAGAAGGTCGAGGCGGAGATCGCCGAGATCTTCCCCAAGAGCGAGTGGACGATGCTCTCGCACCGCGTCGTCTTCCACGGCCGCCGGGTCTGCCACTCCCGCAAGCCCGCCTGCGGCGCCTGCCCCATCGCCCACGACTGCCCGTCGTACGGCGAGGGCGAGCTGGACCCGGAGAAGGCGAAGAAGCTGCTCAAGTACGAGATGGGCGGCCAGCCGGGCCAGCGGCTGCGGCCCCCGGCCGACTATCCGGGGCAGCCCGCGCCCCCGCTGGCGGGCCGGTGA
- a CDS encoding RidA family protein, translating to MSAVEDKLAELGLKLPQVVPPLAAYQPAVRSGAYVHTSGQLPMVDGALPATGKVGAEVSPEQAKELAATCALNALAAVKSVIGDLDKIVRVVKVVGFVASAPDFTGQPGVINGASELLGEVLGDKGVHARSAVGVAVLPIDAPVEVEMQVEVAD from the coding sequence ATGAGCGCGGTGGAGGACAAGCTCGCCGAGCTGGGCCTGAAGCTGCCCCAGGTGGTGCCGCCGCTGGCCGCCTACCAGCCCGCGGTGCGCTCGGGCGCGTACGTCCACACCTCCGGCCAGCTGCCGATGGTGGACGGCGCGCTGCCGGCCACCGGCAAGGTGGGCGCCGAGGTCAGCCCGGAGCAGGCCAAGGAGCTGGCCGCCACCTGTGCGCTGAACGCGCTGGCCGCCGTGAAGTCCGTGATCGGCGACCTCGACAAGATCGTGCGGGTCGTCAAGGTCGTCGGCTTCGTCGCCTCGGCCCCCGACTTCACCGGCCAGCCCGGCGTCATCAACGGCGCCAGCGAGCTGCTGGGCGAGGTGCTGGGCGACAAGGGCGTGCACGCCCGCTCCGCGGTGGGCGTGGCCGTACTGCCGATCGACGCGCCGGTCGAGGTCGAGATGCAGGTCGAGGTCGCGGACTGA
- a CDS encoding MBL fold metallo-hydrolase, translating into MTYAAALPGQPRGGSIAGLATDRARCVLAPNPSPMTLDGTNTWIVAEPDADVAVVIDPGPLDEAHLKAVVDAAGQAGKRIGLTLLTHGHPDHAEGAARFAELTGTAVRALDPALRLGDEGLAAGDVITTGGLELRVVPTPGHTADSLSFHLPADAAVLTGDTILGRGTTVVAHPDGRLGDYLDSLRRLRSLTVDDGVTTVLPGHGPVLNDAQGAVEYYLAHRANRLAQVETAVEAGHRTPSEVVASVYADVDRTLWPAAELSVRAQLDYLGEHGLI; encoded by the coding sequence ATGACGTACGCAGCCGCCCTCCCCGGTCAGCCCCGCGGCGGGTCCATCGCCGGGCTCGCCACCGACCGCGCCCGGTGCGTGCTCGCGCCGAACCCGTCCCCGATGACCCTGGACGGCACCAACACCTGGATCGTCGCCGAGCCCGACGCGGACGTGGCGGTCGTCATCGACCCGGGACCGCTGGACGAGGCCCACCTCAAGGCCGTCGTGGACGCCGCCGGACAGGCCGGCAAGCGGATCGGCCTGACCCTGCTGACGCACGGTCACCCGGACCACGCCGAGGGCGCCGCGCGCTTCGCGGAGCTGACCGGAACGGCCGTACGGGCGCTCGACCCGGCGCTGCGCCTCGGTGACGAGGGGCTGGCGGCCGGAGACGTGATCACCACCGGCGGCCTGGAACTGCGGGTCGTACCGACCCCCGGCCACACCGCCGACTCGCTCTCCTTCCACCTCCCGGCCGACGCCGCCGTGCTGACCGGCGACACGATCCTGGGCCGCGGGACCACCGTCGTCGCGCACCCGGACGGCCGGCTCGGCGACTACCTCGACTCGCTGCGGCGGCTGCGCTCGCTGACGGTCGACGACGGCGTCACGACCGTGCTGCCCGGCCACGGGCCCGTACTGAACGACGCGCAGGGCGCGGTCGAGTACTACCTCGCGCACCGCGCCAACCGGCTGGCCCAGGTGGAGACGGCGGTCGAGGCCGGGCACCGGACGCCGTCGGAGGTCGTGGCGAGCGTGTACGCGGACGTGGACCGCACGCTGTGGCCCGCCGCGGAACTGTCCGTACGGGCACAGCTGGACTACCTGGGGGAGCACGGGCTGATCTGA
- a CDS encoding NUDIX hydrolase translates to MSSTSNGQWYPPEWPDRIRALAQGELTPAAPRRAATVLLLRDTGTGGPAVHMLRRRASMAFAGGAYAYPGGSVDARDEKPVAWAGPSRAEWAARLGFGAGEEAVAQAVVCAAVRETFEEAGVLLAGASAETVVEDTTGDGWEADRAALVARELSFADFLERRGLVLRSDLLGAWARWITPEFEPRRYDTWFFVAALPAGQRCRNASTEADRTVWIRPAEAAAGYDRGELLMMPPTISTLRSLEPYGSAAEALAAADGRDLSPVLARAEIEGGEIVLSWPGHDEFTKHIAAAEGAEGAEGPEAPASVPDPPMTTPPPATSPSSSPTTTTTTTGEPTA, encoded by the coding sequence ATGTCGTCGACCTCCAACGGCCAGTGGTATCCGCCGGAATGGCCGGACCGCATCCGGGCCCTCGCGCAGGGTGAGCTGACCCCGGCGGCGCCCCGCCGGGCCGCGACCGTGCTGCTGCTGCGGGACACCGGCACCGGCGGCCCCGCCGTCCACATGCTGCGCAGACGCGCCTCGATGGCCTTCGCGGGCGGCGCGTACGCCTACCCCGGCGGGTCCGTCGACGCGCGGGACGAGAAGCCGGTGGCCTGGGCCGGGCCCTCGCGGGCCGAGTGGGCCGCCCGGCTCGGCTTCGGGGCCGGGGAGGAGGCCGTGGCGCAGGCCGTGGTCTGCGCGGCCGTCCGGGAGACGTTCGAGGAGGCGGGCGTGCTGCTCGCCGGGGCCTCGGCGGAGACCGTGGTCGAGGACACCACCGGGGACGGCTGGGAGGCGGACCGCGCGGCACTGGTCGCCCGCGAGCTGTCCTTCGCCGACTTCCTGGAGCGCCGCGGCCTCGTCCTGCGCAGCGACCTGCTGGGCGCCTGGGCGCGCTGGATCACGCCGGAGTTCGAGCCGCGCCGCTACGACACCTGGTTCTTCGTCGCCGCCCTGCCCGCCGGACAGCGCTGCCGGAACGCGTCCACCGAGGCCGACCGTACGGTGTGGATCCGCCCCGCCGAAGCCGCCGCCGGGTACGACCGCGGCGAGCTGCTGATGATGCCGCCGACCATCTCCACGCTGCGCAGCCTGGAGCCGTACGGGAGCGCCGCCGAGGCCCTGGCCGCGGCCGACGGCCGGGACCTGTCGCCCGTCCTGGCACGGGCCGAGATCGAGGGCGGCGAAATCGTTCTGAGCTGGCCGGGGCACGACGAGTTCACCAAGCACATCGCCGCCGCGGAGGGCGCGGAGGGTGCGGAGGGCCCGGAAGCCCCGGCTTCGGTCCCGGACCCGCCCATGACCACGCCTCCGCCCGCGACCTCGCCTTCGTCCTCACCCACGACCACGACCACGACCACGGGAGAGCCCACCGCATGA
- a CDS encoding DUF4177 domain-containing protein codes for MTKWEYVTVPLLVHATKQILDTWGEDGWELVQVVPGPNNPEQLVAYLKREKQA; via the coding sequence ATGACCAAGTGGGAATACGTGACCGTGCCGCTGCTGGTGCACGCGACCAAGCAGATTCTGGACACCTGGGGCGAGGACGGCTGGGAGCTGGTCCAGGTCGTGCCGGGGCCGAACAACCCCGAGCAGCTGGTGGCCTACCTGAAGCGGGAGAAGCAGGCATGA
- a CDS encoding Crp/Fnr family transcriptional regulator, which translates to MDDVLRRAPLFAALDDEQAAELRASMGEVTLARGDALFHEGDPGDRLYVVTEGKVKLHRTSPDGRENMLAVLGPGELIGELSLFDPGPRTATATALTEVKLLGLGHGDLQPWLNARPEVATALLRAVARRLRKTNDQMSDLVFSDVPGRVARALLDLSRRFGVQSEEGIHVVHDLTQEELAQLVGASRETVNKALADFAGRGWLRLEARAVILLDVERLAKRSR; encoded by the coding sequence GTGGACGACGTTCTGCGGCGCGCACCGCTCTTCGCGGCGCTCGATGACGAGCAGGCGGCCGAGCTGCGCGCCTCGATGGGAGAGGTCACGCTCGCCCGCGGCGACGCCCTGTTCCACGAAGGGGACCCGGGCGACCGCCTGTACGTGGTCACCGAGGGCAAGGTCAAGCTGCACCGCACCTCCCCCGACGGACGGGAGAACATGCTCGCCGTCCTCGGCCCCGGTGAGCTGATCGGCGAGCTCTCCCTCTTCGACCCGGGCCCGCGTACCGCCACCGCCACCGCACTCACCGAGGTCAAGCTGCTGGGCCTGGGCCACGGCGACCTCCAGCCCTGGCTGAACGCCCGCCCGGAGGTCGCGACCGCCCTCCTGCGCGCCGTCGCCCGCCGCCTGCGCAAGACCAACGACCAGATGTCCGACCTGGTCTTCTCCGACGTGCCGGGCCGGGTCGCCCGTGCACTCCTGGACCTGTCGCGGCGCTTCGGCGTGCAGTCCGAGGAGGGCATCCACGTCGTGCACGACCTCACACAGGAGGAGCTGGCCCAGCTGGTCGGCGCCTCCCGCGAGACGGTCAACAAGGCCCTCGCGGACTTCGCGGGCCGCGGCTGGCTGCGCCTGGAGGCGCGTGCGGTGATCCTGCTGGACGTGGAGCGCCTGGCGAAGCGTTCGCGCTGA
- a CDS encoding MarP family serine protease, translating into MNVLDIVLLAAAVWFAVVGYRQGFVVGILSVIGFLGGGLVAVYVLPVIWNEITDDATPGTFAAIAAVAIVIVCASVGQALTTHLGNKLRRYITWSPARALDATGGALVNVLAMLLVAWLLGSMLAQTSLPTLGKEVRNSKVLLGVSQVMPQEANTWFKDFSSVLAQNGFPQVFTPFSNEPIHAVPAPDPKLADSPVAAQARKSIVKVVGTAPSCGKVLEGSGFVFAPHRVMTNAHVVGGVKEPTVQIGGEGRTYDAKVVLYDWQRDIAVLDVPSLPAPALRFTQNAAGTGKGAIVAGFPENGGYDVRAARIRSRIKADGPDIYHRGTVARDVYSLYATVRQGNSGGPLLTPSGEVYGVVFAKSLDDSNTGYALTADEIRADITQGRTAQRPVDSQGCAM; encoded by the coding sequence GTGAACGTGCTGGACATCGTGCTGTTGGCCGCCGCGGTGTGGTTCGCCGTCGTCGGCTACCGCCAGGGCTTCGTCGTCGGCATCCTCTCCGTGATCGGCTTCCTCGGAGGCGGCCTGGTCGCGGTCTACGTGCTGCCCGTGATCTGGAACGAGATCACCGATGACGCCACCCCGGGCACCTTCGCGGCGATCGCGGCGGTCGCCATCGTGATCGTGTGCGCCTCGGTGGGCCAGGCCCTCACCACCCACCTGGGCAACAAGCTCCGGAGATACATCACCTGGTCACCGGCGCGCGCCCTGGACGCCACGGGCGGCGCGCTGGTGAATGTCCTGGCGATGCTGCTGGTCGCCTGGCTCCTCGGCTCCATGCTGGCCCAGACCTCGCTGCCGACGCTGGGCAAGGAGGTCCGCAACTCCAAGGTGCTGCTCGGCGTCTCCCAGGTGATGCCGCAGGAGGCGAACACCTGGTTCAAGGACTTCTCCTCGGTCCTGGCGCAGAACGGCTTCCCGCAGGTCTTCACGCCGTTCTCGAACGAGCCGATCCACGCGGTGCCGGCCCCGGACCCCAAGCTGGCCGACAGCCCGGTCGCGGCGCAGGCCCGCAAGAGCATCGTCAAGGTCGTCGGCACGGCCCCGAGCTGCGGCAAGGTCCTCGAAGGCAGCGGTTTCGTCTTCGCGCCGCACCGCGTCATGACCAACGCCCACGTGGTGGGCGGCGTCAAGGAGCCGACCGTCCAGATAGGCGGCGAGGGCCGTACGTACGACGCCAAGGTCGTCCTGTACGACTGGCAGCGCGACATCGCGGTGCTCGACGTGCCGTCACTGCCGGCGCCCGCGCTGCGCTTCACGCAGAACGCCGCGGGCACCGGCAAGGGCGCCATCGTCGCCGGGTTCCCGGAGAACGGCGGCTACGACGTCCGCGCGGCCCGCATCCGCAGCCGTATCAAGGCCGACGGACCGGACATCTACCACCGCGGCACGGTCGCCCGCGACGTCTACTCCCTGTACGCCACGGTCCGGCAGGGCAACTCCGGCGGCCCGCTGCTCACGCCGAGCGGCGAGGTCTACGGAGTGGTCTTCGCCAAGTCCCTGGACGACAGCAACACCGGTTACGCGCTCACCGCCGACGAGATCCGCGCGGACATCACCCAGGGGCGCACGGCCCAGCGGCCCGTGGACAGCCAGGGCTGCGCGATGTGA
- a CDS encoding alpha/beta fold hydrolase — protein sequence MTAPDSSDTVVRPDGPWTHRDVAANGARFHIAEMGDGPLVLLLHGFPQFWWTWRHQLPALAEAGFRAVAMDLRGVGGSDRTPRGYDPANLALDITGVVRSLGEPDAALVGHDLGGYLAWTAAVMRPKLVRRLAVSSMPHPRRWRAAMLADFKQSRQSSHIWGFQQPWLPERRLVADDAALVGRLIRDWSGPRLPEDEDIDVYRRAMTIPSTAHCTVEPYRWLVRSMARPDGIQFNRRMKWPVRVPTLHLHGSLDPVMRTRSAAGSGEYVEAPYRWRLFDGLGHFPHEEDPVAFSTELINWLKDPEPDR from the coding sequence ATGACGGCTCCCGACAGTTCCGACACGGTCGTACGTCCCGACGGGCCCTGGACCCACCGGGACGTGGCGGCCAACGGCGCGCGTTTCCACATCGCCGAGATGGGCGACGGGCCGCTGGTGCTGTTGCTGCACGGCTTTCCGCAGTTCTGGTGGACCTGGCGCCACCAGCTCCCGGCGCTCGCCGAGGCGGGTTTCCGCGCGGTGGCGATGGATCTGCGCGGCGTGGGCGGCAGCGACCGTACGCCGCGCGGCTACGATCCGGCCAACCTGGCCCTGGACATCACCGGGGTCGTACGGTCCCTGGGCGAGCCGGACGCCGCGCTGGTCGGGCACGACCTCGGCGGCTACCTGGCGTGGACGGCGGCGGTGATGCGGCCGAAGCTGGTGCGGCGTCTGGCGGTGTCCTCGATGCCGCACCCGCGGCGCTGGCGCGCGGCGATGCTCGCCGACTTCAAGCAGAGCAGGCAGAGCTCCCACATCTGGGGGTTCCAGCAGCCGTGGCTGCCCGAGCGCCGGCTGGTGGCGGACGACGCCGCCCTGGTGGGGCGGCTGATCCGGGACTGGTCCGGGCCGCGGCTGCCCGAGGACGAGGACATCGACGTCTACCGCCGGGCGATGACCATCCCCTCGACGGCGCACTGCACGGTCGAGCCGTACCGCTGGCTGGTGCGGTCGATGGCCCGACCGGACGGCATCCAGTTCAACCGGCGCATGAAGTGGCCCGTACGGGTGCCGACGCTGCACCTGCACGGCTCGCTCGACCCGGTGATGCGCACCCGCAGCGCGGCCGGGTCCGGGGAGTACGTCGAGGCCCCGTACCGCTGGCGCCTCTTCGACGGCCTCGGGCACTTCCCCCACGAGGAGGACCCGGTGGCGTTCTCCACCGAGCTGATCAACTGGCTGAAGGACCCGGAACCGGACCGGTAG
- a CDS encoding NUDIX hydrolase: MTSAREQYAKTAAYDTAVRTDGLPQWLAPVARAAATIEPHQLSRFLPPESGGRPSAVLVLFGHGDRGPELLLMERAGTLRSHAGQPSFPGGALDPEDGDPEGAGPVRAALREAWEETGLDPAGVQVFGVLPRLYIPVSGFVVTPVLGWWREPSPVGAVDEAETARVFTVPVADLTDPAHRVTTRHPSGHIGPAFLVEDALVWGFTAGVIDRILHYAGWELPWDRAKQVPLDRRA; encoded by the coding sequence ATGACGAGCGCACGGGAGCAGTACGCGAAGACCGCGGCGTATGACACGGCCGTCCGCACCGACGGCCTGCCGCAGTGGCTGGCGCCGGTGGCCCGTGCCGCCGCCACGATCGAGCCCCACCAGCTCAGCCGGTTCCTGCCGCCCGAGAGCGGCGGCCGGCCGTCCGCCGTACTGGTCCTGTTCGGGCACGGCGACCGTGGCCCCGAGCTGCTGCTCATGGAGCGCGCGGGCACCCTGCGCTCGCACGCCGGACAGCCCTCGTTCCCCGGCGGCGCCCTCGACCCCGAGGACGGCGACCCGGAGGGCGCGGGCCCGGTGCGCGCCGCGCTGCGCGAGGCGTGGGAGGAGACCGGTCTCGATCCGGCCGGTGTCCAGGTCTTCGGCGTGCTGCCGCGGCTGTACATCCCGGTCAGCGGGTTCGTCGTCACGCCCGTACTGGGCTGGTGGCGCGAGCCGAGCCCGGTCGGCGCGGTGGACGAGGCCGAGACGGCCCGGGTCTTCACGGTGCCCGTGGCGGATCTCACGGACCCCGCCCATCGGGTGACCACCCGCCACCCCAGCGGCCACATCGGCCCCGCCTTCCTCGTGGAGGACGCTCTGGTCTGGGGTTTCACCGCGGGCGTGATTGACCGGATCCTGCACTACGCGGGGTGGGAGCTGCCATGGGACCGTGCCAAGCAGGTCCCGCTCGACCGGCGCGCGTGA
- a CDS encoding TetR/AcrR family transcriptional regulator has translation MSERRVQILEAATRAIARSGVRGLRVEEIAAEAGVSTGLIYYHFGGRAELLRRTLDFIGERAERHTTPDPETVRLAGPRAQLEEMLLRELQDTPEMVENSTAWGEFQSSAVFDAGLREQLREATRQWTDDLADLVREAQAAGTADRGAPVADVAERLSALVEGLSTRWLSGSVSLDRARELLRGGIERELGPTADDDPA, from the coding sequence GTGTCCGAACGCCGAGTGCAGATCCTGGAAGCCGCGACCCGCGCCATCGCGCGGAGCGGCGTACGCGGCCTGCGGGTGGAGGAGATCGCCGCCGAGGCCGGGGTGTCCACCGGGCTGATCTACTACCACTTCGGCGGCCGCGCCGAACTGCTGCGCCGCACCCTCGACTTCATCGGCGAACGCGCCGAGCGCCACACGACGCCGGACCCGGAGACGGTGCGCCTGGCGGGCCCGCGCGCGCAGTTGGAAGAGATGCTGCTGCGCGAGCTCCAGGACACCCCCGAGATGGTGGAGAACAGCACCGCCTGGGGGGAGTTCCAGTCCAGCGCCGTCTTCGACGCCGGGCTGCGGGAGCAGTTGCGCGAGGCGACCCGGCAGTGGACGGACGACCTGGCCGACCTCGTACGGGAGGCCCAGGCCGCGGGCACGGCCGACCGCGGTGCCCCGGTGGCCGACGTGGCCGAACGGCTCAGCGCCCTGGTGGAAGGCCTCAGCACCCGCTGGCTGAGCGGTTCGGTGTCGCTGGACCGCGCCCGTGAGCTGCTGCGCGGCGGGATCGAGCGGGAGTTGGGACCCACGGCGGACGACGACCCCGCTTAG